Proteins from a genomic interval of Rhodococcus rhodochrous:
- a CDS encoding alcohol dehydrogenase catalytic domain-containing protein, with translation MQITGAVLEEIGRQRRYEESTPLSVDLLELDPPGPGEALVEIECAGVCHSDLSVVDGNRPRPVPMLLGHEAAGRIVELGDDTTGFSVGERVVMTFMPRCGECEGCASNGIRPCIPGSAANAAGTLLSGARRLHRDGNDVHHHLGASAFATHAVVDTRSLVGVGDDVPAEVAALMGCAVLTGGGAVVNAARPQAGDTLVVVGLGGVGMAALLVALAHDDVTVIAVDTSPDKRDTARSLGARHVLSPDEAVEQGVKARLVIEAAGSVPALATAVALTGPGGTTITVGLPAPDARLEISPTALVGEGRSLVGSYLGSAVPARDIPRFVDMWREGRLPVERLVTDRLPLGRINEAMDALADGTALRQILTMD, from the coding sequence GTGCAGATCACCGGAGCAGTCCTGGAGGAGATCGGACGTCAGCGGCGGTACGAGGAGTCCACTCCGCTCAGCGTGGACCTTCTCGAACTCGACCCACCGGGACCGGGTGAGGCGCTGGTCGAGATCGAATGCGCCGGTGTGTGCCACTCCGATCTGTCCGTGGTCGACGGCAACCGGCCTCGCCCGGTGCCCATGCTGCTCGGGCACGAAGCGGCCGGACGCATCGTCGAACTCGGTGACGACACCACCGGATTCTCCGTCGGCGAGCGGGTCGTCATGACCTTCATGCCCCGCTGCGGTGAGTGCGAGGGCTGCGCGAGCAACGGCATCCGCCCCTGCATCCCGGGATCGGCCGCGAACGCTGCGGGAACCCTGCTGTCGGGCGCCCGGCGGCTGCACCGCGACGGGAACGACGTCCACCACCATCTGGGAGCATCGGCCTTCGCGACCCACGCCGTCGTCGACACGCGGTCGCTCGTCGGTGTCGGCGACGACGTCCCCGCCGAGGTCGCCGCGCTGATGGGCTGCGCCGTGCTGACCGGTGGCGGTGCGGTCGTCAATGCCGCTCGTCCTCAGGCCGGGGACACGCTGGTCGTCGTCGGTCTCGGTGGAGTGGGGATGGCCGCGCTGCTCGTGGCGCTGGCCCACGACGACGTCACCGTGATCGCCGTCGACACCTCCCCCGACAAGCGCGACACGGCCCGTTCGCTGGGAGCCCGACACGTCCTCTCACCGGACGAGGCCGTCGAGCAGGGCGTGAAGGCACGGCTGGTCATCGAGGCCGCGGGGAGCGTGCCCGCGCTCGCCACGGCGGTCGCGCTCACCGGACCGGGAGGCACCACGATCACCGTCGGACTGCCCGCCCCCGACGCCCGGCTCGAGATCTCGCCCACCGCTCTCGTCGGCGAGGGCCGCTCACTGGTGGGCAGCTATCTCGGATCCGCCGTCCCGGCCCGGGACATCCCCCGCTTCGTGGACATGTGGCGCGAGGGGCGACTGCCGGTCGAGCGGCTCGTCACCGACCGTCTGCCGCTGGGCCGGATCAACGAGGCGATGGACGCCCTGGCCGACGGAACCGCCCTCCGCCAGATCCTCACCATGGACTGA